The Chromatiales bacterium DNA segment TCGATCTGGCGCAGGTGCTCATCGAGCTGCCCGCAGAGATTCGACAGCCGCTCGTTGTCCTCGGGTTCGAGCCGCAGGCGCAGCGCACGGGCCTCGCCGGCGGCGACCTCAGGCACAGGCACGCACGCTGGAGACCGGTCCGGCCAGGCGGCCGCGCAGGGAGTTGGGCAGGGCCTCGGTGATGCGCACCTCGACGAATTCGCCGATCAGCGAGGGATCACCGGCGAAGTTCACGACCCGGTTGTTGCCGGTACGGCCGGCGAGCATCAGCGGGTCCTTGCGCGAAGGGCCGTCGACCAGCACCCGCTCTACGCTGCCGACCATGGCCGCACTGATGTCCGCCGCGAATGCGTCGATACGCGCCTGCAGGCGCGCGAGCCGTGCCTTCTTGACCTCGATCGGCACGTCATCGGGCAGCGCCGCGGCCGGCGTACCCGGACGCGCCGAGTAGATGAAGCTGAAGCTCTGGTCGAAACCGATCTCTTCGATCAGGGCCATGGTGGCCTCGAAATCCGCGTCGGTTTCGCCGGGAAAGCCGACGATGAAATCCGAGGAGATGCTGATCCCCGGGCGTGCTTCGCGCAGGCGCGCGATGCGCTCGCGGTAGTAGGCCGCGTCGTGGCCGCGCTTCATCGCGGCGAGCACCCGGTCCGAACCGCTCTGCACCGGCAGGTGCAGAAAGCCCACCAGGCTCTCGACCTCGGCGAACGCATCGATCAGTTCGTCGGAGAGTTCGGCCGGATGCGAGGTCGTGAAGCGAATGCGCTCGATGCCGGGAATCCGTGCGACATAGCGGATCAGCAGCGCCAGATCCGCCTGGGCGCCGTCGTCCATGGGACCCGCATAGGCGTTCACGTTCTGGCCGAGCAGGGTGACTTCGCGCACGCCCTGGCGGGCCAGCTGCGCGCATTCGGTGACGACGCTCTCGACCGGTCGCGAGACCTCCTCGCCGCGCGTGTACGGAACGACGCAGAAGGTGCAGTAGCGCGAGCAGCCTTCCATGACCGAAACGAAGGCCCGCGGACCGTCGGCACGCGGCGCCGGCAGGTGGTCGAACTTCTCGATCTCGGGAAAGCGCACGTCGATGGCCGGGCGCCGCGCCCGGCGCACGGACTCGACCAGCTCCGGCAGCCGGTGCAGCGTCTGCGGGCCGAAGACGATATCCACGTACGGTGCCCGCGCCCGCAGGGCCTCGCCCTCCTGGCTCGCCACGCAGCCGCCGACGCCGATGATCAGGGCCGGTCGCTGCTGTTTGAGCAGCTTCCAGCGGCCGAGCTGCGAGAACACCTTCTCCTGCGCCTTTTCACGAATCGAGCAGGTGTTCAGGAGCAGGATGTCGGCGTCCTCGGCACAGTCGACGCACTCCACCCCGCGCGCGCTGACCAGCAGATCGGCCATGCGCGAGGAGTCGTATTCGTTCATCTGACAGCCGTGCGTCAGGACAAAAAGCTTGTCGGCCATGGGGCGGATGCAAGGTTCGCGTGGGTCCAGTAC contains these protein-coding regions:
- the miaB gene encoding tRNA (N6-isopentenyl adenosine(37)-C2)-methylthiotransferase MiaB, producing the protein MADKLFVLTHGCQMNEYDSSRMADLLVSARGVECVDCAEDADILLLNTCSIREKAQEKVFSQLGRWKLLKQQRPALIIGVGGCVASQEGEALRARAPYVDIVFGPQTLHRLPELVESVRRARRPAIDVRFPEIEKFDHLPAPRADGPRAFVSVMEGCSRYCTFCVVPYTRGEEVSRPVESVVTECAQLARQGVREVTLLGQNVNAYAGPMDDGAQADLALLIRYVARIPGIERIRFTTSHPAELSDELIDAFAEVESLVGFLHLPVQSGSDRVLAAMKRGHDAAYYRERIARLREARPGISISSDFIVGFPGETDADFEATMALIEEIGFDQSFSFIYSARPGTPAAALPDDVPIEVKKARLARLQARIDAFAADISAAMVGSVERVLVDGPSRKDPLMLAGRTGNNRVVNFAGDPSLIGEFVEVRITEALPNSLRGRLAGPVSSVRACA